Proteins from a single region of Ziziphus jujuba cultivar Dongzao chromosome 1, ASM3175591v1:
- the LOC107433844 gene encoding protein SOSEKI 1 isoform X3, translating to MEAKAGGEVRRLHIIYFLSHMGRVDHPHLIRVHHLTRTGVYLRDVKRWLTDLRGKEMVEAYAWSYKRRYKTGYVWQDLLDDDLITPISDNEYVLKGSEIISATFDAPSNIQYVLENKAASPVHIEQQQAPITELVEEHKQLDQPKSSKQDFQTYPDSKIEIPTKTSSEINEESPHFGSDRSTLTDTESDESMKNIEDHSSSFSFNSNREMNKKMMKKKKKKNMDGRDQMEGTPASSHSSSSSSSSSSSTATTTTTSSKSAFTKSKSHSSGASYVFRNLMSCGAVDTNDTVLVMLNRRGGGDKSNETKRRNSSENVILKGDKLGGSARVFGTYWHPQPSASSSSSRKSCDGEKDNSKKQQSQSQCESTNQKAVSAAYRPVREPICAAGSHSSQRKCTPT from the exons ATGGAAGCCAAAGCAGGAGGTGAAGTGAGGAGACTTCACATCATCTACTTCCTCAGTCATATGGGTCGGGTCGATCATCCCCATCTCATTCGAGTCCACCATCTCACTCGCACTGGAGTTTATCTACGGg ATGTTAAGCGCTGGCTTACTGATTTACGAGGAAAAGAGATGGTGGAAGCTTATGCTTGGTCTTATAAAAG GAGGTACAAGACTGGTTATGTTTGGCAAGACTTGCTGGATGACGACCTAATCACTCCCATTTCTGACAATGAATACGTTCTCAAAGGATCCGAGATTATCTCTGCAACTTTTG ATGCTCCTTCAAACATTCAATATGTTCTTGAAAACAAAGCAGCTTCTCCTGTACACATAGAACAACAACAGGCCCCCATTACTGAGCTTGTtgaagaacataaacaacttgATCAGCCAAAGTCTTCCAAACAAGATTTTCAAACATACCCAGATTCCAAAATCGAAATCCCAACAAAGACATCTTCTGAAATCAACGAAGAATCTCCTCATTTTGGATCAGACAGGTCCACTTTGACTGACACTGAATCCGATGAAAGCATGAAGAATATAGAGGatcattcttcttctttctctttcaattCCAATCGAGAAATGAAcaagaaaatgatgaagaagaagaagaagaagaacatggATGGCAGAGATCAAATGGAAGGAACACCAGCTTCCTCacattcatcatcatcatcctcatcctcatcatcatcaacagcaacaacaacaacaacatcatcAAAATCAGCCTTCACCAAGAGCAAGAGCCATTCAAGCGGAGCCTCATATGTATTCAGGAATTTGATGAGCTGTGGTGCTGTGGATACCAACGACACCGTATTGGTGATGTTGAACCGTCGCGGTGGTGGCGATAAATCTAATGAAACCAAACGGAGAAATAGTAGCGAGAATGTTATTTTAAAAGGAGACAAGTTGGGTGGGTCCGCCAGAGTTTTTGGAACTTATTGGCATCCTCAGCCCAGCGCTTCTTCTAGTTCAag CAGGAAAAGCTGTGATGGTGAAAAAGACAACTCAAAGAAGCAGCAGAGCCAGAGCCAGTGTGAATCCACAAACCAAAAAGCAGTTTCTGCTGCTTACAGACCAGTCCGAGAACCAATTTGCGC TGCGGGAAGCCATTCAAGCCAGAGAAAATGCACTCCCACATGA
- the LOC107433844 gene encoding protein SOSEKI 1 isoform X2: MEAKAGGEVRRLHIIYFLSHMGRVDHPHLIRVHHLTRTGVYLRDVKRWLTDLRGKEMVEAYAWSYKRRYKTGYVWQDLLDDDLITPISDNEYVLKGSEIISATFDAPSNIQYVLENKAASPVHIEQQQAPITELVEEHKQLDQPKSSKQDFQTYPDSKIEIPTKTSSEINEESPHFGSDRSTLTDTESDESMKNIEDHSSSFSFNSNREMNKKMMKKKKKKNMDGRDQMEGTPASSHSSSSSSSSSSSTATTTTTSSKSAFTKSKSHSSGASYVFRNLMSCGAVDTNDTVLVMLNRRGGGDKSNETKRRNSSENVILKGDKLGGSARVFGTYWHPQPSASSSSRKSCDGEKDNSKKQQSQSQCESTNQKAVSAAYRPVREPICAQCGKPFKPEKMHSHMKSCRGMKALAKAAPTSLKKTPSHSNFNDSASAYLLTN, translated from the exons ATGGAAGCCAAAGCAGGAGGTGAAGTGAGGAGACTTCACATCATCTACTTCCTCAGTCATATGGGTCGGGTCGATCATCCCCATCTCATTCGAGTCCACCATCTCACTCGCACTGGAGTTTATCTACGGg ATGTTAAGCGCTGGCTTACTGATTTACGAGGAAAAGAGATGGTGGAAGCTTATGCTTGGTCTTATAAAAG GAGGTACAAGACTGGTTATGTTTGGCAAGACTTGCTGGATGACGACCTAATCACTCCCATTTCTGACAATGAATACGTTCTCAAAGGATCCGAGATTATCTCTGCAACTTTTG ATGCTCCTTCAAACATTCAATATGTTCTTGAAAACAAAGCAGCTTCTCCTGTACACATAGAACAACAACAGGCCCCCATTACTGAGCTTGTtgaagaacataaacaacttgATCAGCCAAAGTCTTCCAAACAAGATTTTCAAACATACCCAGATTCCAAAATCGAAATCCCAACAAAGACATCTTCTGAAATCAACGAAGAATCTCCTCATTTTGGATCAGACAGGTCCACTTTGACTGACACTGAATCCGATGAAAGCATGAAGAATATAGAGGatcattcttcttctttctctttcaattCCAATCGAGAAATGAAcaagaaaatgatgaagaagaagaagaagaagaacatggATGGCAGAGATCAAATGGAAGGAACACCAGCTTCCTCacattcatcatcatcatcctcatcctcatcatcatcaacagcaacaacaacaacaacatcatcAAAATCAGCCTTCACCAAGAGCAAGAGCCATTCAAGCGGAGCCTCATATGTATTCAGGAATTTGATGAGCTGTGGTGCTGTGGATACCAACGACACCGTATTGGTGATGTTGAACCGTCGCGGTGGTGGCGATAAATCTAATGAAACCAAACGGAGAAATAGTAGCGAGAATGTTATTTTAAAAGGAGACAAGTTGGGTGGGTCCGCCAGAGTTTTTGGAACTTATTGGCATCCTCAGCCCAGCGCTTCTTCTAGTTCAag GAAAAGCTGTGATGGTGAAAAAGACAACTCAAAGAAGCAGCAGAGCCAGAGCCAGTGTGAATCCACAAACCAAAAAGCAGTTTCTGCTGCTTACAGACCAGTCCGAGAACCAATTTGCGC GCAGTGCGGGAAGCCATTCAAGCCAGAGAAAATGCACTCCCACATGAAATCTTGCAGGGGAATGAAAGCTTTGGCTAAGGCTGCACCAACTTCactaaaaaaaacaccttctcatTCTAATTTCAATGATTCAGCTTCTGCTTATCTTTTGACCAACTGA
- the LOC107433844 gene encoding protein SOSEKI 1 isoform X1 has protein sequence MEAKAGGEVRRLHIIYFLSHMGRVDHPHLIRVHHLTRTGVYLRDVKRWLTDLRGKEMVEAYAWSYKRRYKTGYVWQDLLDDDLITPISDNEYVLKGSEIISATFDAPSNIQYVLENKAASPVHIEQQQAPITELVEEHKQLDQPKSSKQDFQTYPDSKIEIPTKTSSEINEESPHFGSDRSTLTDTESDESMKNIEDHSSSFSFNSNREMNKKMMKKKKKKNMDGRDQMEGTPASSHSSSSSSSSSSSTATTTTTSSKSAFTKSKSHSSGASYVFRNLMSCGAVDTNDTVLVMLNRRGGGDKSNETKRRNSSENVILKGDKLGGSARVFGTYWHPQPSASSSSSRKSCDGEKDNSKKQQSQSQCESTNQKAVSAAYRPVREPICAQCGKPFKPEKMHSHMKSCRGMKALAKAAPTSLKKTPSHSNFNDSASAYLLTN, from the exons ATGGAAGCCAAAGCAGGAGGTGAAGTGAGGAGACTTCACATCATCTACTTCCTCAGTCATATGGGTCGGGTCGATCATCCCCATCTCATTCGAGTCCACCATCTCACTCGCACTGGAGTTTATCTACGGg ATGTTAAGCGCTGGCTTACTGATTTACGAGGAAAAGAGATGGTGGAAGCTTATGCTTGGTCTTATAAAAG GAGGTACAAGACTGGTTATGTTTGGCAAGACTTGCTGGATGACGACCTAATCACTCCCATTTCTGACAATGAATACGTTCTCAAAGGATCCGAGATTATCTCTGCAACTTTTG ATGCTCCTTCAAACATTCAATATGTTCTTGAAAACAAAGCAGCTTCTCCTGTACACATAGAACAACAACAGGCCCCCATTACTGAGCTTGTtgaagaacataaacaacttgATCAGCCAAAGTCTTCCAAACAAGATTTTCAAACATACCCAGATTCCAAAATCGAAATCCCAACAAAGACATCTTCTGAAATCAACGAAGAATCTCCTCATTTTGGATCAGACAGGTCCACTTTGACTGACACTGAATCCGATGAAAGCATGAAGAATATAGAGGatcattcttcttctttctctttcaattCCAATCGAGAAATGAAcaagaaaatgatgaagaagaagaagaagaagaacatggATGGCAGAGATCAAATGGAAGGAACACCAGCTTCCTCacattcatcatcatcatcctcatcctcatcatcatcaacagcaacaacaacaacaacatcatcAAAATCAGCCTTCACCAAGAGCAAGAGCCATTCAAGCGGAGCCTCATATGTATTCAGGAATTTGATGAGCTGTGGTGCTGTGGATACCAACGACACCGTATTGGTGATGTTGAACCGTCGCGGTGGTGGCGATAAATCTAATGAAACCAAACGGAGAAATAGTAGCGAGAATGTTATTTTAAAAGGAGACAAGTTGGGTGGGTCCGCCAGAGTTTTTGGAACTTATTGGCATCCTCAGCCCAGCGCTTCTTCTAGTTCAag CAGGAAAAGCTGTGATGGTGAAAAAGACAACTCAAAGAAGCAGCAGAGCCAGAGCCAGTGTGAATCCACAAACCAAAAAGCAGTTTCTGCTGCTTACAGACCAGTCCGAGAACCAATTTGCGC GCAGTGCGGGAAGCCATTCAAGCCAGAGAAAATGCACTCCCACATGAAATCTTGCAGGGGAATGAAAGCTTTGGCTAAGGCTGCACCAACTTCactaaaaaaaacaccttctcatTCTAATTTCAATGATTCAGCTTCTGCTTATCTTTTGACCAACTGA